The sequence TCTTAAGAAAAACCTTTGAAATCAGTGTAATTAAAGGGCTTGAAGCTAAATTTACTGGTTTAAAAGATAAGCCAAAGTCCGTCGCGACTAAAGGTGTGGTCAAGGCAAACACAAAGGGTAAATCTAAGCCCAAGCCGAACGTCGTTAAAGCAGCGCCATCACGTGATAAACGCTTTATCACGGGTGTTGATGTCGGTGATGCGCCAATGCGCAAAAAACCTAAGGCACAGCTGCTGCAAGAGAGTGACGACGAGATCTGAAAATAACGCAAAAGATGGCTCAAGTCCGTCATACTTGAGCTCTTAAAATCCATGTTTCGCTGGAGTCATTCTTCCGGCGATACATAAGCAATTTGAAATAGTTAAAGGTGTAACATGCGAATTTGTGGTGTTGAATTAAAAGGTGGCGAAGCCATCATCAGTCTGCTCAGCTACGAAGGGGAAACTTTCAATGTACCCAGCTGCCGTAAAGTGTCTTTTAGCATTGCCCAGTCGGCATCTACGGAGGCAATTCGTGAATTTCACTTTGCTTTCCATAAGTTAATGGAAGATTACAAGGTCGATGAAATTGTGATTATTGAGCGTGAGCAAAAAGGCAAGCTGGCAGGTTCTGCCACCAGCTTTAAGCTCGAAGCGGCAATTCAATTGGGCGATGTGCCTGTGACCTTGTTATCACCCGTTGCGATTAAAGAACAAAACAAGCGTAATCCACCACATGTCGACTTCGACACCTTGGATTTAAAACGTTTCCAACAGCCCGCCTTCGAGGCAGCCTACGCTCAGCAAAATCGCCATATTTTTGGTAAAGCTTAAACGCTCTTGCTTGGCGCTATCGCTTAGCGCCAAGCCTCTTCTGTGCAACAAGAATCATGCAAACCTTAAAATATATAAGCGGTTATAGCCCAGATATCCAACGTCAGGTTCAGCAGCTTTTAGAAAGTGGCAAGTTAGGTGATGTATTGCTGCGCCGTCATCCCCAAGTTCACGAGATCCGCAGCGATAAGGCCCTTTACGACTATACCCAAGGGATCAAAAATCAATTTTTACGCCAATCCTCTC comes from Shewanella oneidensis MR-1 and encodes:
- a CDS encoding DUF3010 family protein produces the protein MRICGVELKGGEAIISLLSYEGETFNVPSCRKVSFSIAQSASTEAIREFHFAFHKLMEDYKVDEIVIIEREQKGKLAGSATSFKLEAAIQLGDVPVTLLSPVAIKEQNKRNPPHVDFDTLDLKRFQQPAFEAAYAQQNRHIFGKA